One part of the Desulfomonile tiedjei genome encodes these proteins:
- a CDS encoding SDR family oxidoreductase, whose translation MTSRPGKVGAGRDFRGKIVVITGAAGGMGAAFAHRFGEAGAKLGLLDLSVEGIESLAADLRGRGIENLAVACDVTAAEECQAAITSVIKCFGGIDVLINNAGITHRSAFRDTKLGVFQRVMGVNFFGSLYCTKAALESLIERNGLIIAVSSVAGFSPLYGRSGYAASKHALHGLFDSLRTELSPLGVDVMIVCPGFTATGISASALGGDGEITLHPQSTLGRIARPADVADAVFRAAVSGKRLLVLSAVGRLTRLVNKMFPGLYERLMARSLSSELER comes from the coding sequence ATTACCTCGAGGCCAGGCAAAGTGGGCGCCGGTAGGGATTTTAGAGGCAAGATAGTGGTGATAACCGGCGCGGCCGGCGGTATGGGCGCTGCGTTCGCACATCGCTTCGGCGAAGCGGGCGCGAAGCTCGGACTGCTGGATTTGAGCGTTGAAGGCATTGAATCCCTTGCCGCAGACCTTCGGGGCCGCGGCATCGAAAACCTTGCAGTTGCGTGCGATGTGACCGCCGCGGAAGAGTGCCAGGCCGCAATTACCAGCGTGATTAAGTGCTTTGGAGGAATCGACGTCCTGATCAACAACGCGGGGATAACTCACCGGAGCGCGTTCAGAGACACAAAGCTAGGCGTGTTCCAAAGAGTTATGGGTGTGAACTTCTTCGGTTCCCTTTACTGCACAAAAGCGGCTTTGGAAAGTCTCATCGAACGCAATGGCCTGATCATAGCAGTCAGTTCCGTTGCGGGGTTTTCACCGCTTTACGGACGCTCGGGTTACGCGGCGAGCAAGCACGCTCTTCACGGCCTGTTCGACTCCTTGAGAACAGAGTTGAGTCCCTTGGGCGTAGACGTAATGATCGTGTGCCCCGGCTTCACCGCAACGGGGATATCGGCTAGCGCTCTCGGCGGTGATGGTGAAATTACGCTCCATCCCCAATCCACGTTGGGGCGCATCGCGAGGCCGGCAGATGTAGCCGACGCGGTCTTCCGGGCCGCGGTGAGCGGCAAGCGCTTGTTGGTTCTCTCGGCTGTGGGACGCCTCACCCGGCTGGTTAACAAGATGTTTCCGGGACTGTACGAGCGGCTCATGGCTCGGTCGCTCTCATCGGAGTTGGAAAGATGA